From a single Buchnera aphidicola (Aphis craccivora) genomic region:
- a CDS encoding BolA family protein, whose product MCLEKIKEYLVSKMNINHIAIYNDSKSHKYANNALTHLKIVIISDNFINMKTINRHRLIFKKLYEIHKENIYSITLYTYTLNEWKYKKNKNNYSIKCFQKK is encoded by the coding sequence ATGTGTTTAGAAAAAATAAAAGAATATTTAGTATCAAAAATGAATATAAATCACATTGCAATTTATAATGATAGTAAATCTCATAAATATGCTAATAATGCTCTCACACATCTAAAAATAGTAATTATTAGCGATAATTTTATTAATATGAAAACAATTAATAGACATCGTTTAATTTTTAAAAAATTATATGAAATACATAAAGAAAACATATATTCAATTACATTATATACTTATACTTTAAATGAATGGAAATATAAAAAAAATAAAAACAATTATTCTATAAAATGTTTTCAAAAAAAATAA